A region of the Zhihengliuella halotolerans genome:
CGTACCGCCGTCGTCGCGGACCACGCCAAATGGGGCGTGACCGGCTTGTGCTCCATCGCGCCGCTCGACGCGGTCGACACCGTGGTCACGGACGACCGCCTGCCGGCGGCCGCCGTCGAACACCTCGAGCACACCGCGGGCGAGGTCCTGATCGCCGCCGCGGCGAAATCCAACCACCACGCGAACGAAAGCGGAGCATGAAGATTCTCGTCACCGGCGGCGCCGGCTACATCGGTTCTCACACGGCCCTGGCCCTGCTGGAAGCCGGGCACGACGTCGTCGTCGTCGACAACCTCTACAACGCCTCCCCCGAATCGCTGCGCCGCGTCGGTGAGCTCGCCGGCGTCGAGCCCGTGCTCGAGGTCGCGGACCTCACGGACGAAGCCGCGCTGGACGATGTGTTCGCGCGGCACGCGCCCGATGCCGTCATCCACTTCGGCGGGCTGAAGGCCGTCGGCGAGTCCACGCGGATCCCGCTCGACTACTACTTCAACAACACCTCCGGCACGATCTCGCTGCTGCGCGCGATGGAGCGGGCGGGCGTGAAGACCATCGTGTTCAGCTCCTCGGCGACCGTGTACGGCGAGCACAACCCGTACCCTTACATGGAGCACATGGAGATCGGGGCCATGAACCCCTACGGGCGCACCAAAGAGCAGATCGAGGACGTGCTCACGGACATCGCGGCCGCGGACGGCGAATGGCGGGTCGCGCTGCTGCGCTACTTCAACCCGGTGGGCGCCCACGAGTCGGGGCGGATCGGCGAGGACCCGCAGGGCATCCCGAACAACCTGATGCCGTTTATCGCACAGGTCGCCGTGGGCCGCCGGGAGAAACTGCAGATCTTCGGGAACGACTACGACACCGCCGACGGCACGTGCCTGCGCGACTACATCCACGTCGTCGACCTGGCCGAGGGGCACGTGGCCGCGCTGAACTACCTGACGGAGCACCCCGGGGCGCACCGGTGGAATCTCGGCGGCGGGGCCGGGACGTCCGTGCTGGAGATGCTGCACGCGTTCGAGAAGGCGGTGGGCCGCGAGCTGCCATACGAGTTCGCGCCGCGCCGCCCCGGCGACCTGCCCGCGTTCTGGGCGGACGCCTCTAACGCGAAGATGGACCTGGAGTGGTCGGTCACGCGCTCGATCGAGACGATGTGCGAGGACCACTGGCGCTGGCAGAAGAACAACCCGAACGGCTACGCCAACTGACCACTGACCGTCGACGGTGCGGGCTCCGGCCGTTCGCGCCGCCGCCCTATTGGCCGTGTGCCACGTTGCGCGTGCTGGCCCACTGGGCGGACAGCGCGGCCAGAGCTGCCGCCACCACAGCGAACAGACCCACAGCGCCAATCATGGCCGGAGCCGCATGGCTCTCGAACCCGTGCAACAGCGGATTCGCCCACTCGAAGACATACGACGGCGGCCACCAGGTATTGATCCCGCGGGCGAGCGGCGGCAGCGCAGAGACGGGAATGAAACCGCCGCTGGCGAAGTAGCTGCCCAACGCCAGCAGGATCAGCGTGGGTTGAATGATGCGGTGAGTGCGCAGCAGCACCGCGGCGACCACTCCCGCACCGGCCGCGGCCGCCATGGCGGGCGCGACGATCACCGCGGCCTGGAGTATCTCCGCGAACCCGGCCCGCGTTCCGAACGCCAACGCGACCAGCACAGTCGGCACAGCTGCGACGAAGGCCAGAATCCACCCGGCTGCCGCCGCCCCGAGTCCCGCCAGATAGCTCCCGACCGGCGTCAGTGCGATCTCCTTCTGGGTCCGGTGTTCGCTGTCGACTGCATAGAGGTTGGCCGCGATCATGGCGGCTCCGAGGAGCAGCGCCAGGATGACCGCCGAGCCGCCCATGAAGGCTGTGCGCTGCACGTCCGTTGGTGCGACTCGTTCGATGATCGCGGACACCTGGTCCGGATCGGCGGCACCGTCGTAGAGGTTCGCTGCCGTCGTCACGCGCAGGCGGACGTTCTTCATGGCGTCGCTGTTGATGTTGTAGGTGGCGATCTCCACCGTGCCGCTCTGTTCGAAGTCGGGCGGGATGGTGATCGCCAGCTGCAGGCGGCCGGCGGCGAGCTGTGCGCTGGCAGCCTCGGCGTCACTCTCCACAACGCGGAAGTAATCGCCTGTCGGTCCCCGGGTGTCGTCAATCGTCCGGGCCAGCTGCGCCGACGCGGCGCTCTGCGACTTGTCGACGACGGCGATCGGCCAGGAGTCGCTGGCGCCGAAGATGACGGATGCCAGTGAGAGCACCACCACGGGCACGGCCATCGTCTGCACCAGCAGTTCCGGACGGCGCAGCGCGATACGGAGATTTCGGGAGATCATGGCGCCCAGGGCGCGCAGAGTAGTCAGCATCATTGTCCTTGGGTGAAGCGAAGAGCGCGGGTGAGCCGCCAGGCGGCGAGTGCGACGACGGTGCCGGCCAGCAGCAGGCTCCCGAGAACGCCGTACAGCGCGGTCTCGGGCTGGGGCAGCGCAGCGACTTCGAAACGCAGAATGTCGAAGAGCGGGGCGAGCGGGATCCATTGCGTGGACGCCCACAGGACCTCGGCCGCGCCGCCGTGGGCGAAACCGCGGATGTAGGATTCGTATCCGCTCACCAGGAAGTGGGCAACGGCGATAATGACGGCAATCGGGACCAGCGGCAGGGATTTACGTAGGCCGACGCCGAGCAGGGTCCCCAGCGCCGCGCCGTAGACCCAGACGAGCGCCAGAACACCCACCGATCGCCAGCCGAGTTGGCTCAGCGGGAAGCCCAGAATCCATGAAATCCCCAGCAGCGTCACCGCAATGGTGATGGCGGAAGTGACGGCGCCGGCCGCCCATTTGCCGGCGATCAACGACGTCCGGCTGGCGGGTGAGAGCACCAGAGCTTTGGCGGTGCGTTCTTCCCATTCGCGAGCGATACCGACACCGACGTTGACCATTCCCGCGTACAGCGCGGCAAAGACGATCAATGCCGATCCCAGGTAGAGCGTGACGGGGATGTCGCGCTCGAACACCGTGGTTTCCGAAATAGCCAGGCGGTCGTCGCCCGTCGCGACGAGCCCCTGCTGGAATTGCCGGAGCGCTTCCTCGAGGCGAAGATGCTGATTCTTGGTTCCGTCGGAGTTGATGTTGACGAGCGCCAGCGTGACCGCCGGCTTGTTGCCGGACTCGACCGCGTCCGCGAACCCCGCCGGGATCGTGAGCAGCGCGCCGACGTCCCGGTGCTCGTACATTTCGACGGCGTCGACCGGATCGGTGGTGAGGATCTCGTAGTAGTCGCCGTCGCTGTTGCGCATCCCCTCCATGACGGAGATGAAGGCCGCCGACTCCGGCGTCCCGTCGTCGTCGGCAACGGCGATCGTGGCCGTCGTCGACACGTGGATGACGATGGCGTAGAGCAACGTGAAAGCCACCGGGACCAGAATGCTGATCACCGCGAAAAGCGGTGAACGCCAGGTGACGCGCAGGTCCTTCCCGGCGAGAGCGAATGCCGCGTTCATGGTTCGCCTCTCAGTTCCGCAGTCCGCGGCCGGTGAAGTGCAAGAACACGTCTTGCAGACCGACGGCCGGGACCTCGACGCGTTCGACGTCAGGCACTTGGGCAGTGAGTTCGCTGAGTGTTCCGCGGACGACATTCGCACCCTGGTCGATGATCGTGATGTGGTGCCCCAAGCGCTGGGCTTCCTCCATGTAGTTGGTGGTCAGCAGCACCGCCCGGCCTTCGCTGGCGACCTCTTCGATGCGCGTCCAAATAGCCTCCCGGGACTGGACGTCAACGCCCAGCGTCGGCTCGTCGAGGAGGAGCAGCTCGGGTTTCATCATGAGGGCCTTCCCCAGCGCGAGCCGGCGCTGCATGCCACCCGAAAAGGTCCCCGCCCGGTCGCCCGCACGGCCGCCCAACTGGACGAGCTCGAGGGTTTCGTCGACGCGGACGCGCAGCTGTCCGGCCGCCAGGCCGTAGTAGCGGGCGTGGAACTCCAGATTCTCGCGGGCCGTCAGCTCCGGATACAGCGACGTTTCCTGCGGTACCAGGGCGATCCGGCGCAGCAGCTCCCGACGGTCCGCTACCGGGTCGAGCCCAAGAACGCGCAGCTCGCCCGAGCCGGGCCGCAAAAGGCCGGTCAGCACGTTCATCAGGGTCGTCTTGCCCGATCCGTTAGGGCCCAGGAGACACGTGATCTCACCGTGCCGCGCTTCCAGATCGATGGTGTCGAGGGCGCGGTATGGTTCTTTTCGCCGTCCACGGGAGAACTCCACCGTCACCCCCGCCGCGTCAACCGCCGCCTGTCTGTCTCTCACAGTTCCTCCTCTATATCCGTTCAGTACGTCAGAGCGTGGCGGAGGGCCGCTGCTAGGCTCAACAGTGATGAATAAAACGAGGGGACGGCCGCGGACGGGCACCGACGACGGCCGGGATCGGCTGCTGGCAGCGGCACGGGACCTCTTCGCGGAACGCGGCTACACCGGGGCGACGCTGCGGAGGATTGCCGAGCGGGCGGGGTGCGACCCTGCGCTGATCGCGCACCACTTCGGGTCGAAGAAGGAACTGTTCGCGCGTGCGATGGCGCTGTCGCTGGGGCCCTCAATGGTCCTGGAGGAGGCGCTTCGGGGCGATCCGGCCATGGCTCCCGAGCGACTCGCGGCGCTGGTGGTGCGGGCCTGGGAGGCGCCGGCCGTCCAGGGTTCCCTCACCCAACTGCTGGCCACGGGGATGCAGCATCCGGAGGTGCTCGATGCATTCCGTGAGTACGTTGAAAGAGAGCTGGTCAGCCGGCTTGTTGAATATTTCGGCGGCACTGCGGCGACGGAGCGCGCAAGCGCCATGATCACCATCATCATCGGGATCATCTTCGGGCGCTACGTGATCGGCGTCGAGCCGCTCAAGTCCGCTTCTCCGGAGCGGCTCATCGAGGCGCTCGCGCCGAGCCTCCGTCCCATTGCGGCGCCCCGGCCCCGCGGGCGCTGATCCGAACTGGGACTGACGACGACGCGACGACGGCGGCCACCGCCGAGGTGACCGCCGCCGCCGTCGTGCGATCAGCTACCGGGATTCCCAGACGGCGTTGTCGTCGCCGGAGAAGTCGAGGAGGCTGCCGACGCGGACGGTGGCTCCGTCGGCCGCTTCTGCGGGAACGTCAAAGCAGACTTGGTAGTCGGTCGCCCCGCCCTGACTGAGGCCCGGCTGGCGAAAACCACGACAAGTGCGACGACGAAGATGATCGCACCGGCGATCGACAGCCCCTTGGAGCCGTTCTTCTTGACGGCCACGACGAGACCGATGATCGCGAGCACCAGGGCGATGACGGCCAAGATGGCCGCGAAGTTGTTGACGATCGGCACCCAGGACAGGACCAGTGCCACGATCCCGATGACGAGTGCGGCGATACCCAAGCCCTTGCCTGCATTCGTCTTGCTCTGGTGCGCTCCGCCCGGCGCGGGCGCCGGCGGCATGTTGTTGATTTGCTGAGCCATCTTCTTCTCCTAGAGAGGAACGAGGCTTGAGGTATGAGTGTGAGGTCCGGCGGGGAGCGCCCCCAAGCGCTTCCGCTCCCCGCCGGATGCCGATGGCCCGGTGCGGATTGCATGGCACGCGTTCAGCGCCGGCCCACCGGCGTTTGTGAGATGGGAAGCCCAGCCGCGAAGGCTGGGGCTTCCCTTCCGCGGCGGGCGCCGATCCCTCGGGACCGGTCTTTCCACGGCGGTGCAACCGGGAAGAGGTTGCAACTTCAAGTTACTGGGCGACTCCCACAGAATGGGTGCGCCGCCTCAAACTCCAGTTCCCCGCCGCCGCAGGCGCCACTTCGGCGCGGAAACGGGAATTGGCTACAGGTCGGTGATTGAAAGAAGTTCGGTAGCTGTTCCGGTCACGCAGGTCGCCATGACGGCCCCGAGAATTAGAACACCAGCGATCTCAGGCCAGATTTTCGGCTCGAGGAAGCCCTCAGCCCTCCTGGCCACGGATTCAGTCAGTTTGTCCCCGGCAGTGACCCGAAGCGAGGCCTGCCATTCGAGCGTTGCGCCAAACGCGAGACCACCGAGTGCTCCTGCAGCCAGAAGCCCCGCAATCAGCATCGCGATATGAACCATGCTCTGCATTCCAAGTTCGATGAATGCCTGAATCGCACCATCACGAATTCCGGTCAGACTCCCGAATCCTCCGTGGGCGTCCGCAGCCTCGCGCAGGTCCTGCACTACCTGGGTCAACCGCACCGGACCTTTTTCAACCGTGAAAATACTGACCCACGCGAAGGCCTGCGCGGTGAGCGCCACAATCACCAGAATGCAAACCCGTGTGGCCTGATACGGCCACTTCTCGGGAAGTCCCCGCGTCTGCACCACGGAACGGAGGACTCGTACGAGAAGGGCGATCGCCGCACCGATCCACGCGGCCAGGACCACGTTCCAGTACAGCGAGAACAACGATCCAGCGACGATGATCGCAGCCAACCCCCCACCCACGATGAGCCAAATGTCCGGGCCAGACTCTGATTCCTTCGAACCTGCCCGCGCCTGACGGACCTCGTTGCGGATGGTCGTGATGGTCGTCGGGCTGTGGATCGAGACGTTTCCAGTCGCTGAATTGTCTCCGATGATGACCTGCTGCCCGTGGGCATTGTGGTTGCCGTTGCCAGACTGCTGAACTGCTCCGGGCACCTCGCCCTGTCTCCTCTTTTTTCTACGCGCAGGCGCCATCCACCTCGGCTGCACGAGGAGCAGAACGAGCCCAGAAATAACGCCTGCAGTCGCCTGCACCAAGAACTCACCGGCAACACTTGAAAACCACATACTGACAATCTCCATATTCATTCCTTTCTCTTATTGCTGCTGGTCGCACCTCGATGCCTTCCAGGCGGGTCAGGTGTGGACCAGCGCTCTTTCGATTTCAGCGCCCACTACATCCCGATGGTCTGTGCGATCAACTGCGCAGTGGACGCGGTCAGGACATCGCCGCCGAACGTCTTCAGCCGACGCAGAGCGGTGCGGATCTTGCTCGGATCCTCGCCGGCGTCAGCCAGAGCAGCGGCTTCGTCTACCAGGGACCGCAGCTCGCTGACCTGCTCGCCGTCGGCACCGTCGGCCCTATCCAGATCGCGACGGATCGCCTCAAGCACTTTGTGCAGCGCCTGGGCGTCGATGCCCTGGACGGACGTCGACGCCGTGTTGCCGCGGCCGTTCTGCAAGACGTTGCCACTCCCCTGCACGTGCCAGGTATTGAAGTCGCCGTTGGAGATGGAAGTAGAGCTTCCGGCAGCGATGACGACGTACGGATCGTCGAGCTTCTCCGCGCCCGCGGTGTTCACAGACATCCTGGCCAGTCCCGATCCCCATGTGCTGATCCCGTCCAGAAATCCGCTCTGGTGCAGGCGATCCACGCAGCGCTCGACGTCGTCGTTCGAGAAACTGTCGGCGAGCACGCCGACAACGTCCGAGGTGCCGCTACGGTCATCGTTGGCGTCGACGTACTCCAGAACGGCCCGTTCGAGCAATGCCTGCTTGGCCTTCCGGGCCATGGCCCGGATTTCCGAGCGCCGCGCGGGGTCGAGCGTGAAGGTCGCACCGCCTCCAGCAGAGGGCTCGTCGACGACGAGCCCTTCACGCCCCAGCTCGGCGAGGACGTCCCGCTGCTCATCGCAGCTCAGCACGTCGGTCGGGATCTCGACCGACGACGTCCGGTCGTGCCCGTTGGCAAGGATCCACTCGAGGACCCGAACCGCATCAATGGTCAGTTTCATCGTGCAACTCCTGATTCGATGGTGATGTACCGGAAGCCGTCGGCGTCCGGGAGGTGGGCTCGAGCATCCCCCAACGGTGCTCGAGCCCCGCAGGCCCCGTTCGGCCTACGCGATGCGCCACCCGCGTCCGGCTCTGTCCTGGCTTTCCAGGTAGAGGACCCCGACGAGGCCGAGCGGGATGGCGAAAAGATTGAGCAGTACCCACGCGCCAATCCGGCAGGCCAGCGTGACGATGAACAGCGGCCCCGAGACGACGATTCCGCTGAGTCCTTCTCGGATGGGCTGGGTCGCACGAAAGTAGAGCTCGCGAGCCACCGGCGCGAAAAGCACGTTAAGCACGCCGAGACCGATCCAGACGCCGCTGGCCAACCCTGGATCGTCAGAGGCGTCCAGGCCGCCCCTGACCGGCCATGCGATCAGTGCGGCGAAGAAGGTCCCAAGAACCAGACTCGAGGTCAACCGGGTGTAGCGGCGGTTTGCCCAGGCTCCGATGACGAACTTCATTTCAGGGTCCTTTCCGTGGCCCGAGGATTGACGTGGCTGCGGTGGTCGACTGCTGCCAGGAACAACATAGGACTCCCTCGCCACAAAACAATCGGTTCTGCTTGATAAGGGGCCTTATCGATAGCTAGCAACCAACAGCGGAGTGAACGGTCTAGGATCGGTGCAACGGGTCGACCGACCCAGGAGAAGTTGAAGAGGACACGGAGGTGAAGCGATGGCGGCGACAGGCCTAGTGACGATGACCGACATCGCCCTTCTCGCCCACGTGCAGCGGCCGGTCGTGAGCATGTGGCGCGCCCGCAGTCGTGATTCGTCGCACCCGTTCCCGGCCGTCGCCACACGCAGAGCGGGTCGCGACCTCTTCGACGTCGACGAGATCTGCCGCTGGCTGGCCGCCACGGGCCGCGGCAACAATCCGGCCGCTGCCGAGGACGCGGCCGCGTTCGTCTCCGGCGCGAGAGAGGACTTTCCGGCGGTCGGTGCGCTCCTGGCGCTATCGGCTCTCACCGGCGTCCCGCTGTCCGGACGGAGCGCCAACGATCTCATGGATCTGGCCGATGATGCCGACCCGGATGACGCGTACCTGTACCGGGAAATCGAGGACCTCGGCGCTAAGGCGGCGGCCCTCGCCGGCTACACCGATCGCGTCTCCGACGCCGCCTACTCACCGGCCGCGGCCTTCGAACAATTGGTGCAGGACCGGTTCCGCACCGGCCTCCCTGAACTCGCCGACACCTCGCTGGGAGGCCCGCTCACGCAACTGACCGCAGAGGCCGCCGCCGCGATGTCACTTGCCACGGGGGCCGATGCGTTCTGGGAGGCCACCCCGGGCGGCAGTGACCTGGTCCTGGGCGTCTCAATCACCCTCGGCGAGTCCCGGCCGGCGGACTTGGGTCTGGCCATGAACTTCCGCGGGGACTGCACGGAGGCTGCCCAACGGTTCGCCGCGCGTCGGCTCCGCGTCCATCTCGCCGCCCACGGACACCACGGACCGGCTCCGGCCTACGATCGTTCGCAGGGAACCCCGCGCATCGTCGTCGCACAATTCCCCGGCCCCGGCGAGCCCGCGGCGGACGCTGCCGGGGCACTCCGCGCCATCGACGAGATCGCCCTGTCCATGAGCGACGCGGACGGCGCGCTCATCGTTGGTCCGGCCCGGTGGCTGGTCGACGCCCTCTCCGGCCCAGCAGAATCCACTCGCTCCCAGATCCTACGCATGGGTCGCCTCCGCGCGGCAGTGCGCCTGCCCGCCGGGCTCGTCCCGACCCGCATCCGGCAACCGATGGCGCTCTGGGTGCTCGGATCCGCGCACCCGGACGTGCCCCTCGCCGACCGCTGGACGATGACCGCCGACCTGACGGCCGAGGAATTGAACACCGCCGGCCGGCAGGACCTGATCTCCGACATCGCCGCGTCCCTCGGCGACCGTTCCGCCCTCCGCGCCCACGCGTTCCGGTTCGCCTCGCTGGTCCAGACCAGCCGGCTCATCGCTTCGTCGGGCCCCCTGACCGGGCTCCGCCGCCCTCCGGCGTCGAAGGGACGGCCCGCGGATCCGTCCGCGGAGCTGATCAGGGCCGAGCGACTGCTAGAGCACGTGCAAGCGCCGGCAAACACGAACATCCCCGCGGAGCGCTTCGGCTTCGGCCTGACACGCGGCAGCGGAACGCCGACGCCCAGCGCCACGGTGCGGGCGCTCCTCGCCTCCGGCGACCTCGCGTACCTTCCGGGCGCCCGGATCGACAACGCCGATCTCACGCACGACGGCGGCGCGGGGCTGCGCGTGCTCGGCACCGACTCGCCGGCCGGGACCGCCCGCATCGATCCGCTCGTGCTGGCGTCCCGCTATCCGCGCGCCCGGCTAACGGAACCCGGGGACGTGGTCTTCCGGACGAGCGGCGCGCCGGCGGCGGTCGTCGACCCCGTGGGCGCCGGCGTCGTGCGCTACCCGGACCGGATCCTGCGGATCCGCGGCGCCTCGCTGCTGCCGGGGCCACTCGCGGCGGACCTGTCCGGTGGCCGCGGCCCGTGGCGGGGGTGGCTCGTGCGAAGATTCGACCCAGAGGATACGCCTGACCTGGGCGAGGCCCTCGGCGACATCGACGTCGAGCGCACCCGCCTGCGCGACCAGCTGGAGCGGCTGGACGCGCTGACCGACCGGCTTTCCGACGGCGCCGCCGCCGGGGCCCTGAGAATCATCACGACACAGACCACCACCGAAGGAGACCACTAGTGCCCCCCAGAAAGAAGGCCGCGGAGAGCACCGCGCCGAGCACGGCCCAGGAGCTCAAGCCCATGCTCTGGAAGGCCGCGGACAAGCTGCGCGGCTCGATGGACGCGGCCCAGTACAAGGACGTGGTGCTCGGCCTGGTGTTCCTGAAGTACGTCTCGGACGCGTTCATCGAACGGCGCGAGGCGATCAACGAAGAATTGACTGCGAGCGGGATGAGCGAGGAGCAGATCACGGACTTCCTCGATGACACGAACGAGTACACCGGGTACGGGGTGTTCTGGGTGCCGTTCACGGCGCGCTGGAAATACCTGGCGGACAACGCCAAGGGCCTACCAGCTGCGGGCGGGCGGGCGCCGAAGAACATCGGCGAACTGATCGACGCGGCGATGGACGCGATCATGACGTCCAACCCGTCCCTGGCTGGGACGCTGCCGAAGATCTTCAACCGGGACAACGTGGACCAGCGCCGGCTGGGCGAGCTGCTGGACCTGCTGAACTCGGCCCGCTTCACGGGCCAGGGCGCAGGCCGCGCCCGTGACCTGCTCGGCGAGGTGTACGAGTACTTCCTGGAGAAGTTCGCCCGCGCTGAGGGCAAACGCGGCGGCGAGTTCTACACGCCGTCCGGCGTGGTGCGGGTGCTGGTCGAGGTGCTGGAGCCGACCAGCGGGCGGGTGTACGACCCGTGCTGTGGCTCGGGCGGCATGTTCGTGCAGACGGAGAAGTTCCTGGACGCCCACCACGAGGACCGCACGGCGATCAGCGTGTACGGGCAGGAGCTGAACGAGCGCACGTGGCGCATGGCCAAGATGAACCTGGCGATCCACGGCCTGAACGCCAATCTCGCGCCGCGCTGGGGTGACACGTTCGCCCGGGACCAGCACCCGGAGCTGCAGGCCGACTTCATCATGGCCAACCCGCCATTCAACATCAAGGACTGGGCGCGCAACGAGGCCGACCCGCGCTGGAAGTACGGTGTCCCGCCGGCGGGGAACGCCAACTACGCGTGGATCCAGCACATCATCTCGAAGCTGACGCCGGGCGGCTCCGCGGGCGTGGTCATGGCCAACGGCTCGATGTCGTCAAACTCAGGCGGCGAGGGCGAGATCCGCGCGCGGCTGATAGAGGCGGATCTGGTGAGCTGCATGGTGGCACTGCCGACCCAGTTGTTCCGTTCGACCGGAATCCCGGTGTGCACGTGGTTCTTCGCGAAGGACAAGTCCGCGGGCGCTGGCGGTTCGGTGGATCGACGGCAACAGGTGTTGTTCATCGACGCCCGTAATTTGGGGCACATGGTGGACCGCGCGGAGCGGGCGCTGTCCGACGACGACATCGGGAAGATCGCGGGCACCTTCCACGCGTGGCGAGGGCACTCATCTGCGGCGGGGCAGGAGTACGAGGACGTTCCGGGGTTCTGCTATTCGGCGAGCCTGCAGGACATCAAGGACGCGGGCTACGCGCTCACGCCGGGCCGCTACGTCGGCGCGGCTGAGGTCGAGGACGACGGCGAGCCGATCGAGGAGAAGCTCCATCGCCTCAAGAAGGAACTGCTCGAGCAGTTCGATGAGTCGGAACGACTGGCCGTAGTCGTCCGCGAGCAACTAGGGAGGGTCTCGTGAACGCCTTGCAAGAGATGACATTCGGCAGCCTGGGAAAAATTTTTGATGGCCCTCACGCTACTCCGACTCGAGTCGATAGCGGTCCGTACTTCTTAAATATCTCCAGCTTCAAGTCGGGTCATCTCGACTTATCTGAGTCAGACCATGTCTCCGACGAAGATTTCAGTCGCTGGACCCGACGGGTCACACCTCAGGCAGGAGACCTCCTCTTCTCCTACGAAACCCGCCTGGGGGACGCAGCACTCATGCCCGCCGACATCAAAGCATGCCTTGGCCGACGAATGGCACTACTCCGACCTGACCGAAGGGTTGTAGACCCAAAGTTCCTCCTCTACTTCTATCTGTCACAAGAGTTTCAGCAGACAATCGAGCAGCACACCGTTCATGGGGCAACCGTCAATCGAATCCCGCTCAAAACAATGGGAGGATGGCCGGTTCGCATACCATCACTCGCTACACAACAAGCCATCGCCGAAGTCCTCGGCGCCCTCGACGACAAGATCGCGGCCAACACCAAGCTCGCCACCACAGCCGATGAGTTGATTAGGGCGTCCTTTGTCGATCTGACGAACGAGGCAACGGAGACTCAGTCGATTGCCAATTTGGCTACACAAGGTAGCGAAAAAGTCGACCCCTCCACTCTTGCGCCCACAGTCCCATACGTGGGCCTTGAGCACTTCACCCGTCGACACCTGTGGATCGATAACCACGGGTCCTCCGAAGACGTCACCAGCTCAAAGTCTCGCTTTCGTCGAGACGATATCCTGTTTGGAAAACTTCGACCGTACTTTCATAAAGTCGCATTGGCGCCAAACGACGGAATAAGTTCAACTGACGTCATCGTAGTACGGCCACGAGAAGCCGGCCTTTCTGGGTTCACTCTCGCAGCAATATCAAGTGATTCGGTCATTGAAACCGTCACTGCTCGCAGCGAAGGCACACGAATGCCACGGACATCTTGGAGGGAACTTTCTTTATGCCATGTCCCATGGCCAGGAGAAGCAAAAGCACGCCAATTCAGTGAGGAAGTTGGAAACATCTCACGATCAATCGAATCGGCTTACACGGAGGCTCACAGCCTCGCTGAGACTCGCGACGCCCTACTCCCCCAGCTCATGTCGGGCAAGATCCGCGTCAAGGACGCCGAGGCCATCCTCCAAGGTGCCGGCGTCTAATGTCCAAAGTAGCCAGCATGTAGACAATCAGGATCGGGCCGAGTAGGCCGGAGGAAAGGACGAGGTTTATGACACCGAACGACCCAGACGCGACGACGACTGGAAGCGACGTCGCTCGCTTCTCCAGCACGCCCGGGCTCGCTTCCGTCCCGACCTGGTATCCGGATTTACTCAACGCCGTCTCGGTGCGGATCCAGTCCGGACAGCGCCGCGCCACTGAAGCAGTCAATCAAGAACTGGTCGCCACCTACTGGGCGATCGGGCGCGAACTCCTGTCCCGCGAATCCGCCGAAGGCTGGGGGACGAAGGTAGTCACCCGACTGTCCTCCGACCTCAAGGAGCGTTTCCCGGACGCCCGGGGATTCTCGCCCCGCAACCTGCGCTACATGAAGGCCTTCGCCGCAGCGTGGCCCGATCAGGAAATTTTGCAGGCAGTGCCTGCAACTTTGTCTTGGACTCACCACGTGGTCTTGCTAGATCGGGTCGACAGCAATGAGACGCGACTATGGTACGCCCGCGCCATCGCCGCGGAAGGGTGGTCATCTCGTGTGCTCGAGCGGCAGATCGAGACTCGCCTGCACGAGCGGACCGGGAA
Encoded here:
- a CDS encoding ABC transporter permease, whose amino-acid sequence is MLTTLRALGAMISRNLRIALRRPELLVQTMAVPVVVLSLASVIFGASDSWPIAVVDKSQSAASAQLARTIDDTRGPTGDYFRVVESDAEAASAQLAAGRLQLAITIPPDFEQSGTVEIATYNINSDAMKNVRLRVTTAANLYDGAADPDQVSAIIERVAPTDVQRTAFMGGSAVILALLLGAAMIAANLYAVDSEHRTQKEIALTPVGSYLAGLGAAAAGWILAFVAAVPTVLVALAFGTRAGFAEILQAAVIVAPAMAAAAGAGVVAAVLLRTHRIIQPTLILLALGSYFASGGFIPVSALPPLARGINTWWPPSYVFEWANPLLHGFESHAAPAMIGAVGLFAVVAAALAALSAQWASTRNVAHGQ
- the galE gene encoding UDP-glucose 4-epimerase GalE, giving the protein MKILVTGGAGYIGSHTALALLEAGHDVVVVDNLYNASPESLRRVGELAGVEPVLEVADLTDEAALDDVFARHAPDAVIHFGGLKAVGESTRIPLDYYFNNTSGTISLLRAMERAGVKTIVFSSSATVYGEHNPYPYMEHMEIGAMNPYGRTKEQIEDVLTDIAAADGEWRVALLRYFNPVGAHESGRIGEDPQGIPNNLMPFIAQVAVGRREKLQIFGNDYDTADGTCLRDYIHVVDLAEGHVAALNYLTEHPGAHRWNLGGGAGTSVLEMLHAFEKAVGRELPYEFAPRRPGDLPAFWADASNAKMDLEWSVTRSIETMCEDHWRWQKNNPNGYAN
- a CDS encoding ABC transporter ATP-binding protein gives rise to the protein MRDRQAAVDAAGVTVEFSRGRRKEPYRALDTIDLEARHGEITCLLGPNGSGKTTLMNVLTGLLRPGSGELRVLGLDPVADRRELLRRIALVPQETSLYPELTARENLEFHARYYGLAAGQLRVRVDETLELVQLGGRAGDRAGTFSGGMQRRLALGKALMMKPELLLLDEPTLGVDVQSREAIWTRIEEVASEGRAVLLTTNYMEEAQRLGHHITIIDQGANVVRGTLSELTAQVPDVERVEVPAVGLQDVFLHFTGRGLRN
- a CDS encoding TetR/AcrR family transcriptional regulator, yielding MNKTRGRPRTGTDDGRDRLLAAARDLFAERGYTGATLRRIAERAGCDPALIAHHFGSKKELFARAMALSLGPSMVLEEALRGDPAMAPERLAALVVRAWEAPAVQGSLTQLLATGMQHPEVLDAFREYVERELVSRLVEYFGGTAATERASAMITIIIGIIFGRYVIGVEPLKSASPERLIEALAPSLRPIAAPRPRGR
- a CDS encoding ABC transporter permease, translating into MNAAFALAGKDLRVTWRSPLFAVISILVPVAFTLLYAIVIHVSTTATIAVADDDGTPESAAFISVMEGMRNSDGDYYEILTTDPVDAVEMYEHRDVGALLTIPAGFADAVESGNKPAVTLALVNINSDGTKNQHLRLEEALRQFQQGLVATGDDRLAISETTVFERDIPVTLYLGSALIVFAALYAGMVNVGVGIAREWEERTAKALVLSPASRTSLIAGKWAAGAVTSAITIAVTLLGISWILGFPLSQLGWRSVGVLALVWVYGAALGTLLGVGLRKSLPLVPIAVIIAVAHFLVSGYESYIRGFAHGGAAEVLWASTQWIPLAPLFDILRFEVAALPQPETALYGVLGSLLLAGTVVALAAWRLTRALRFTQGQ